Part of the Suricata suricatta isolate VVHF042 chromosome 8, meerkat_22Aug2017_6uvM2_HiC, whole genome shotgun sequence genome, aaaggaataaaggaaataataaagattagctaataaataagtgaagtagaaattacaagagaaaatcaattaaaacaaaagatggttctttgaaaagatcaagaaaattgaCAAACGTTTAGctaaacccagaaaaaaaaagagaagactcaaattactaaaatcagaaatgaaagagggtaCACTATGTGTAATGAAGCATTAACCTCACCCAGAGAAAGATCTGGCCTTTGCCCTTGGCTACTCTGCTATTATCTCTAGATCTCTGAAATGTCCTGCCTAATAGGAATATCTTTGCTTGGGACATTTGGCCCAAATATTGTATCATTTCTAACCTTCAGAGGAAATGGAGTCTAAAGGTATTAGTCCATCCCATGGGAAAAGCTGGAGCCTAAAGATTAGCCATGTGAGTAATATGTGATCAAGCACCACTGAAAATTCTGGTCACTAAAAATTCAAGTTCTTCCATGGTTGGTAATACTCTGTATTGTCACACATTGTGTCTGGGAAGACACAATGCTATCCATGACTTTTGGACTTCTCCCAGACTCTGCCCTGTGCATCTTTTCCTATGATTAATTTTATCCTGTGTCCCTTCCCTGTAATAAATCATGAACATAATAGCTTTTAGTGAGTTCTGTGAGACCTTCCATTAAATTATCAAACCTGAGAGTGTTTTTGGAAACACTTCCCCCTTTTCCCTACCAAATTTATAGTTGCTGTTAAAAGTGAGGTCAGTCTTATGAGGACTGCTCCTGGTTGACTAAACTCTTTGTATAttattacagaaatttaaaaaaaaaaaggattataaagaaATTCTACAAGCATACTAAAAAATTAGAGAACCTAAATGAATTAACAAATTTATATTAACAAAATACCAAAGTGACTCATATAAATCTGAATAGACAGACCTACTGTAATTAAAGAGATTGAGGTAGTCATCAAAAAAAAAGATCCACAAGGAAAACTGGAAAcccagatggtttcactagtaaattctatgaaacatctttttaaattttttaaatgtttttattttactcttgagagagagagagacagaacatgaacagggtaggggcagagagagagaagaagacacaaaatctgaagcaggctccagacagtcggcccagagcctgatgcggggctcaaactcacagaccttgagatcatgacctgagttgaagtcggatgcttaactgactgagccatacaggtgcctcaattctatgaaacatttaaagaagaactaaCACCAGTCTTTTACaagctcttccagaaaatagTAGAGAAGGCAACATTTCCCACTTTGTTCTTTGAACCcagtattactctgataccaaaaccaaagataccacaagaaaactacaaacctCTATCTTTTACTAATATACATGTAAGAATTCTCAACCAAATAGGATCAAACTGAAGCTAACAGCATATAAAATGGGTTATATATTATGACAAACTGAGAATTTATCTCATGAACATGGGAATTCATATGTGGATCAACATAAAAAATCAGACAGTATGCCTAaccatattaatgaaataaagaccaaaaacCACATAATCTTCTTAATAGACTTATAACAATGCATTTTACATTCTtgaacaccctttcatgataataACACTCAATGGTTAGAAATAGAATGAAACTCCCCAAGcttgataaagggcatctacaaAAAAACATAGCTAACCTTGTACTTAATGGTGAGCTGCTAAAATCTTTTCCTGTAAggtcagaaacaaggcaaggatgtccactctcatgcTTCTGTTTAGCATTGTACTAGATATTTCATCCAAGCTAattatgcaatggaaaaaaaaaagcattcaaattgTAAGAGAAGATGTAAAACTATCAGAGATGGCACGATCTTATAAACAGGAAATCCTAAAGAATTCATACACATTGACACATAAATCTGTTAGAAGTAATGAATGAGTTAAGCAAGTTTGCCAAGATGCAAGATTCATATTCAAAAACTAACTATATGATAATACACCACCAATGAAAAAtccaaaagtaaaattaagaaaacaatttacaataccatcaaaaatagtaaaatattcaaTAAGTTTAAACAAGGAGGTtcaagacctgtacactgaaatcGTCAAagcattgctgaaagaaatcctaaataaatggagaaacttCCTGTGTTCTAGATCAGAAGACCAGAAAGCTTAATATTATTAAGATggcattaggggtgcctgggtggctcagtcggttgagcgtccggcttcggctcaggtcataatctcacggtttgtgagttcgagccccacattgggctctgtgctgacagccagctcagagcctggagcctgtcttcggattctctgtctcattctctctctgcacttgtgttctgtctctctctgtcattcaaaaataaatgtaaaaaaattaaaaaaaaaaagatggcattaCTCCCCAAATCTACATTCAACACTGTCCTCAAAATCTCAGTTTTTGTTGCTGTGGGGTTCTGTTTTGCAGAAACTGACAGCTGatgctaaaatttatatagaaatgcaagacCTCAGAATCATCAAAACTAccttggaaaagaacaaaagtgaaGGACTTATGCATCCTCATTTTCAaatttagtggggcacctgggtggctcagtcagctgagcatctgactcttgatttcaactcagctcaggatctcatttcatgggatcgagcctcacatcgggctctgcactctgACGGcacagaacatgcttgggattctctctccctctctctctgccccacccctcaaagtaaaataaactttaaaaataaaataaaaataaataaaacttagtataaagctacagtattcagggggcacctaggtggctcagttggtcaagcatttAACTTCGGCTAAGATCATGATGTTAGTCAAAGAATTTGAAttggcatttctccaaagaagacacttCTCCGAAGACTTATAGCCAAAGAAGGtttacagatggccaataagcatatgagaGAGGCTAAGCATCAGTAgttcctagagaaatgaaaatcaaaataacgATGAGTTACCACTTCACACACATTAGGATAGTTAGAAATCATAGAGACATAACAACTGTTAGTGATGAGGTAGAAAAATTGGaactttcatacattgctggtgaaaTTGTAAAATGGTCCAGCCACTTTGcaaaagagtttggcagtttctcaaaatgttaaacagaattaccatatgacctagcattTTTACTAAGTATATACCAGAAAGAATTGAAAActtgtccacacaaaaacctgtacacaaaatttcatagcagcattattcataaaagcaCCAGCGTGGAAAGAACTTTGTAAATAATTGCTGtgtgtctggggtgcctgggtggttcagtcagttgagtttccgactctggattttggtttaggtcatgatcccaggttcgtgggatcgagccccacatcagcctccacactgagagtgaatcctgcttaagattctctctctccctctctctctccctctgcccctgtcacCCCTTGCATGTTGCAtactgaaaggaaagaaggaaggaaggaaggaaggaagaaaggaaggaaggaaagaaggaacaaaattgCCATGTGTCTAGTGAGTTTTATGGGATATTAGTATGTCCTTCctgatacctttttaaaaatatttatttggggaagAGCACAAACGACaaatgaaggaagggcagagagagggggacagaggatctgaagtgggctttgtactgacaggctgacagcagcgaatctgatgcggggctcaaatcacaaacctcgagatcatgacctgagccaaaatcggatggtcaactgactaagccaccaggctgTGCCCTTCCTGACACTTTTAAGTTAGCCTATAAATTCTAGGAACATAAAAACCAGGTGAGTATTGGGGAATATatttggggaaaggagagaaattataaaggaaatactAAATTGTGAAacttttaaagtgtatttgtGAGTTTTGCATGCAGATAAGTCAGGTGAGTTGTTTAGTTATCTTTGGTAATGTGGAAAATTACTGACCTCTGTTATTAAAACAGACatgtttataaatttgaaaaagcaaaacatttatttttctgaaaaggatTGAAAAGGATTTGCTTAAACTACAGTTTAAGCAGTAGTGAGTTTCTAACTTTAAGCCCATAAAAATTGGGGGCAATAGTATAACTCTTGGACTTTTCCTACTGTGTTCACAGAGTACAAGTAATATTGAAAagcttttcagttattttataacAGAAGTTTAAGGGATTTTATGAAAGTGCTTTTTATTAACCTACTTGTCATGTgctattttaatttcatctcCTGTAGGTATTTGGGTTTGCACTGCATTTTGGAATTCATCTTTACTTACAATGTCACCATCAAACGGAGGCGCAATTAGACCCAGCCCCCCAGATGGACGCTGGGGTTGGGCAGTGGTTGTTGGAGCTTTTATTTCCGTTGGCTTCTCTTGTGCATTTGGCAaatctatttctgtattttacaaagaaattgaGGAAATATTTAATGCCAGCCCCAGCGAAGTATCATGGATCTCTTCTATTATGTTCGCTGTCATGTATGCTGGAGGTACGTACCCAGAGGGCCTGATCTTTTAGCTTTCAAAAGGCAAAGACTCCATATTAAATACTTTTTGTTCTTGATGCCTTTCCATGTAAGATGCTTGAAGTGTTAGTTTTTGAAGCTTTGTGCTTTGAGTCCTGTTTTTCATTCCCTTTAACAATAAAGGCAACACACAACTGTGAGTTGTTAGCTCAGGCATATCACAAAACAGATATCTTTATGAAGGAGGACTTTCGTTAAAAATGATTATGTGTGGTTGCTGGCATATGGAAAGCCAActgatgttttatgttttaatcatATATCCTTGCTAAACCCTTAATCCCTCCAGTAGTTTATcgataatattttttcaaaaatttaagatAGACTAACATATCTTTTACAAATACTGATagtttggtttcttcctttccttacaccctcccctcccccaactgcgCCGGCTCGGACCTCCTGTATAATGTTGAAGAAAAGTGGTGATGGTAGGCAtttctgctttggttttgttgCTTCTATGAGAAACAAAGTACCTTTTAGCTAATTTGAAAATATGCTCTAAAGTCAGAAGTTCGATTAGGCTTGCTCACACATCTCATCACGTTCATGTGCACTTGCTCCAGATAATCatctaaaaaattagaaacagagcaAACTTGCTACATATATGTTAATAATATCCTAGCTACATGAAGAATCCTATAAACACTTAATTTGCAGCCGATTTTGTCTTAAAGGAGATAGGTTAGGTCTTCCATACTTCAGTTAAAATCTACCCAATTATGTTGTAAGTGTACAGAAGATGTACAATCAATGCTAGATTTTCCCCATTACACAAACCTGTTACTCTGGTGTAAAATAGAAAgcagttggctcagttggttgagcatccggctttggctcaggtcatgatctaatggttcatggattcgagccccacgttgggctctgtactaacagttaACTCAGAatttggagcctgtcttccgattctgtgtctccttctctctctgaccctcccctactcattctgtctctctctctcaaaaataaataaaacattaaaaaataaaaattttttaaaattaaaaaacttaaaaataaaatagaaagcatttttcttcCCAGGGTCTTCTGTTTCACCTGTTATTCTGTGGGGTGGGGTACTTTTGTCTTGGCATCTTTTCGTGTCAGTAATGCTTTGTGCAGGTGTGGATGTGGGGGGCTTCTCCCCTATGTTATAAGTGATTCGGTCTCTCCCAGGTCCGATCAGCAGTGTCCTGGTGAATAAATATGGCAGCCGTCCAACTATGATTGCTGGTGGCTGCTTGTCAGGCTGTGGCTTGATTGCAGCTGCTTTCTCCAACACCGTACAGGAACTTTACTTATACATTGGATTCATTGGAGGTGAGTTGCTACTGATGTATTTTGAAGCACTAATTTTTATGTGGATTATTTGTAGTAGTCATCTGCCAATTCTTCTGAGAAATGAAAGTTCTAAGAAAAATGGATTACCATTTTTAAGAGCTATAgatatattaatttcatattaCCAGAGAAATATGACTTTAAAGAAAGTTCTGGCactttgggtggttttttttaaagttgatttatttattttaagagaaacagaatgtaagcagggcggggggcagagagagaaagggagagagagagagagagagagagagagaatctcaagcgggctctgCTCTATCAGCTATCTGCTgtcagtggggctcaaactcacaactgtgagatcattacctatatctggagtcagacgcttaactgactgagccattgggtcattattttttaatgcaagtttttctttcttcctttttgttcccAAGCTTAAGAAACCGTGGTGACAGGTAAAGAGGGTGTGGCAAGCTGCTGAAATGGTGGTCATCAGCTATTCCCACTCATTATCCTTCCAGCCAAGAAGAAGTTGGCTCAAATTAGAGTAAGAGAAAATGTCAGATATAAAGCAAGAATTTTCTGGTTGAGAATCTAAATACATTTTCAAGGGCTTAAGGACACACATGAGAAAACCTCCACTCCCCTTTTCTTAATAGctacatttggaaaatgaaactATTAAGGATGAAGATAGATCACCTGTTACGCTATAATTCAGAGAAAACCATTAATATTTTGATGCTCGTACTTTTATCCACACACATATACTTTTCTTAGGAAATAAAGGGGATGAAATTATGTGTAATGTTTGTAACCAGGCTTTTTTTACATAATAATGCATTATGTACATAGTCCCCCATTTCAGTAAATATACTGTAGCAGCTACTATTTTCCATTGGATGGATGTGCCATCATTTATTTCATCATTCTCGAATTGAAAAACCTTTAGCTTGcttatattttttactattaataaacaatatttatatgatagggcttttcttttttttttaatcatttaacagtttttatttcatgtcGTAAGATTACTTTATTCCTGCATCTTCTCCACTGTTTCTTCCTAGTATTTgcccttttcctttcctacttGGCGAGATTTGGTTTTGCGTTCAAGGGTGTTTTTGCGGTCCTTGTCCAGCTTTAGTCTAGTGATAACCACCTTGCTGGGTGGATGCCCACGTGGACGGTGGTGCCATTTGCCTTCTCTCGCTGTACCGTTCAGTGTAGATGACGTATTTCTTCCTGTAGACCTGGACTACTTTGCCAATTTGCTGACCTTTGTAGTGTCCCCGCACCACCTGTACTTCGTTGTCCTTCCGGATGGGCATGGACCAGACGTTGTACTTCTGCCGTAGCTCCTTGGAAAGAGGGGACGACATAATCTTCCTGCGAATGTGGGAAGGGGCACTGAAGTGCCTTTTGCGGTTCTTGCTCCGGTCAGAGGTCACAAACGGATTGAACTTCATGGTGGCCGCTCTGCAGCTCCAGTGATGGCCGAAAAAGGGAAGCTTGATAGGGCTTTTCTATACATCTTTGTGAACATGATAATTTCCATAGGacacattttagaaatggaattactgaGGGGAAAGGTTTTTGATGTGACTGGCCAAATATTCTTTTAGGAAGCTTGTAATAATGTACAGTCCCACCACAGGATGTGAGATAATACCAATAACAAGAATTATCTTTTTGGATCTGTACTTTAACTacattcattaacattttaaacatttaaatattttaatccatCTAGAGCATGTGAATAATATAAGGAAGGAACAGAACTTCATTTGTTCTCACTCTGCTATTCAGCCTTTCATtacttcatttattaattcattcaataaatatttattgaagtccCTATTTATATGTCAGGGACTGGCTCCAAGCTCTGTGAAAATAGAGTCAACATGACAGACAAGGTTCCTGCCCTGTAGGGGGGGGGAAACAGACAGTAAACAgaccaagaaataaatgaatagataaatacatattaGGTCGGGAGAAGTGGTTTgcaaaaacttaaaacagaacTTTGATGAAGGGTTGAGTGACCCCTAAAGGGAGCTGAGATATGAATGATTAAGCAGGAGCCAGGTTTGTGAAAATCTAGAGGAACAGATGCCCTCAGCACATCTGAGAATACACTGAGATGCGGGTAGGGAGGTAGGTAAGGGTCAAATCATGGTGCTTCCTAACCCAGGGTGAAGAGCTGTGGACGGCAGTCAGCAGGGAGACTGGTGGGTGGCGTTCTAGTCTGGTTTACCCGCTAAAGGGAGCAAGAAAGGGAGACCACTTAGTCAGTTATTGGGATACTTGTGTTAGCGCCATTGGTCGAAAAATCTACTCTTccctatttatttaaatgtatctttttgttctgtttctggaCCTTTTGCCCAATTTCActtatcagtttttcctttcaaCTGAGTGCACACGGTTCTAATTACTTCAGCTGGAACTGTAGCAAATGTTTACATATCTGTTAGTGTGGGTCCACCAAGTAATTTATCCTTTTTGGGTACTTCTAATGCATTTGTTCTCCGGGTGTATTTTACAGTCATCTGACCTCATCTGAAAAATCGAATACATTGGTATTCTCAttgaaattacattaaattaatgGATTTACTAAGATGTATTAGCATCTTCACAATGTTGTGTTTAACTGacccaaaatattttctctctcttctcacctctccctcttccttcttttccagatCTCAGCCCCTCCATTTCCATCTGCCTTCCTGAATTTAGGAGATTTAtcctctctccttttgttttcaattccCTAAATTATGAAATTAAGCAAAGGAGTCtacatttattattctttttgttgctaaCATCAAAAGGatgattttaatgttatattataAATCTAGTATTTGCTGCATAAAGAGACTTTATATCCGTATTTATTCAATAGCAGCCCATGTAATGATCTACTAGTTATAATCCCTTCTCTTACAAGGATGATTTTGACTTCCTGCCATTCATTTTGTCTAGCTGATCAATAACAAATATGTTTCTGACATTTATTCTGGTATgtaattcttttcttcccctccccaggtctTGGGCTTGCCTTCAACTTGAATCCGGCTCTGACCATGATTGGCAAGTATTTCTACAAGAGGCGACCGTTGGCAAATGGACTGGCCATGGCAGGCAGCCCCGTGTTCCTCTCTACTCTGGCCCCCCTCAATCAGGCTTTCTTCGGTATCTTTGGCTGGAGAGGAAGCTTCCTAATCCTTGGGGGCCTCCTACTAAACTGCTGTGTGGCTGGAGCCCTGATGCGACCAATAGGGCCCCCGCCAACCAACGCAGGGAAGGATAGGTCTAAAGAATCCCTTCAGGACACTGGAAAAGCTGATGGAGAAATGGGGACAAATGATGCAAATACAGATTCTAGTGGCAGAAACACCAAAGAGGAGAAACAATCAGTTTTTCAAAGAGTTATCACAGTTATGGACTTATCCCTGTTTACCCACAGAGGCTTTCTACTGTACCTCTCTGGGAATGTGGTGATGGCTTTTGGGCTGGCTACTCCTTTGGTCTTTCTTAATAGTTATGCCAAGAGTCAACATTACTCTAGTGAGAAggctgccttccttctttccattctggCCTTTGTTGACATGGTAGCCAGACCTTCTATGGGACTTGTAGCCAACACCAAGTGGGTAAGACCTCGAATTCAGTATTTTTTTGCTGCTTCTATTATTGCAAATGGAGTGTGTCATCTGCTAGCACCTTTATCCTCCAgctacattgggttctgtgtctaTGCGGGATTCCTTGGATTTGCATTTGGGTGGTTCAGCTCCGTATTATTCGAAACACTGATGGACCTCGTTGGACCCCAGAGGTTCTCCAGCGCTGTGGGATTGGTGACCATGGTGGAATGCTGTCCTGTCCTCCTGGGGCCGCCACTTTTAGGTATAGTATGCCTTCCTAACTCTTTGGTCCTGTTAACATAAAAGAGGCATAGAAGATTGGGAAGGTGATAGAGAGCCAAGACCAGTGGCCTCTGGGTGGCAGAGagcaagtatttctttttttttttcttttttttatgtgtaagctccacacccagtgtgcaGCACAGTGAGGatcttgaactcacgaccctgagaacaagacctcagctgagatcaagagtcagacacttagccaactgagccacccaagcaccccaatattTCTCATCTCTGTAGCCTCAGTTCTGACACAGTGCTTGCACAGCGTAATTGCTCAGATACTTGCAGAATCAAATTACATTGAACCATCAAGCTGAAAGGGGAGtcaaaaacaattacaaacttaaatattcattaaaataacctTTTCTGAGTGTAAAACTAAGATGTGTATTATATACACTCCACCATTAAAATACTTTGGTAATTTCGCTTTAATTGTGGAATTTATCATacgtatatatttaaaataataagagttACCAGGTGAAGGCTCACAGTGTACCAGGGATGGTCTAAATAATTTCATATACCCTCTCATAGCTCACAAGTCTATAAGATAAGACTGTTAATATCTCCACTTTatcaatgaagaaacagaggcttttaaaagtgaaataacttgcccaagttcacacaactagtaagtgatCCTAAAACTTGATGGATTATTCTCTAAGAGTATCaaattgtttataatttaaaattactatttaagaggcacctgggtggctcagtcagttaagtgtcagacttcggctcaggtcatgatctcatggtttgtgggttcgagccccgcgtcaggctctgtgctgacagctagctcagagcctggagcctgctttggattctgtgtctccctctccctctgaccctcccctgttcatgctgtctctctctctcaaaaataagtagaacatttttaaaaattaaaataaataaataaaattactatttaaaattttttttaatgtttattcatttttgagagagagagagagcccacacatATGCTTGGGCaggtgaatgggggaggggcagagaaagggggacacagaatccaaagcaggttccaggcttcaagctgtcagcacagagtccaacacgaggctcaaacccacaaactgcgagatcgtgacctaggccatagtcggacgcttaaccagccgagccacccatgcacctctaCAATTACTATTAATGCAAAATGCAGTAATAATTTGGATTTCCTCTGGATATGACTCATGCTTTCTAGACTAATTTGTCATTTTGAGGACCGGTTGACGTCTCTGAGTTGGTGCTGAAGCTTCATTTGGGAAAGGTACACTTGTTCACTTGTGCCCACGTAACTGTGCTTTGGGTATCTTTAGGTCGTCTGAACGACATCTACGGAGACTACAAATACACGTACTGGGCGTGTGGTGTGATCCTCATTATCGCAGGCGTCTATCTCTTCATTGGCATGGGCGTCAATTATCGACTTGTGGCGaaagaacagaaagcagagaagcagcagaataaggaagggaaagaaaagccaaaagaagGTATTAAAGTAGCAGACTCTAGAGGATAGAGAGGCACGTGAAGCCCCGAAGAGGAGAAACATCCCTTCTGAACCATGGTTAACCTGAGGAGCTTTGGACCAAAAACACCTGAAAAATCCTACCGCATCTTGTTCTGTTGGTGCTGCTCACCGTGGCCAGTGGGCGCTTGTGTGAAGTCATACCAGGTGTCCCCTGATggaatttttgtttcattcccTCACAGCAGTCACAATGCATATGTCACAACCTTTGAGGCCAGGGAAATAGCTTTTA contains:
- the LOC115298178 gene encoding monocarboxylate transporter 1-like codes for the protein MSPSNGGAIRPSPPDGRWGWAVVVGAFISVGFSCAFGKSISVFYKEIEEIFNASPSEVSWISSIMFAVMYAGGPISSVLVNKYGSRPTMIAGGCLSGCGLIAAAFSNTVQELYLYIGFIGGLGLAFNLNPALTMIGKYFYKRRPLANGLAMAGSPVFLSTLAPLNQAFFGIFGWRGSFLILGGLLLNCCVAGALMRPIGPPPTNAGKDRSKESLQDTGKADGEMGTNDANTDSSGRNTKEEKQSVFQRVITVMDLSLFTHRGFLLYLSGNVVMAFGLATPLVFLNSYAKSQHYSSEKAAFLLSILAFVDMVARPSMGLVANTKWVRPRIQYFFAASIIANGVCHLLAPLSSSYIGFCVYAGFLGFAFGWFSSVLFETLMDLVGPQRFSSAVGLVTMVECCPVLLGPPLLGRLNDIYGDYKYTYWACGVILIIAGVYLFIGMGVNYRLVAKEQKAEKQQNKEGKEKPKEGIKVADSRG